The Corylus avellana chromosome ca11, CavTom2PMs-1.0 genome contains the following window.
TGAGACGCCAAACGATATAGATGCCATAAAAAAAAGCTTGTGAGTGGCATAATATGAAATTGGTTCTCTTTCAATTAAACATACTTAATTTTTCTATTCTCatcaaattttcattattttattttatttttattcttatttattttttatttattttataaatagcaATCTaataatatcaataataatcTTGGGCTTTCATTTGTGTTCATAGGGAGGCAAACCCCCTCGATCTTCGTAATCTAGAAAGGTGtcttattaaattaaaaggCACCAGCGCCAGGTACTTACATGAAAAAATAACACGTCCCTCAACAAATAACatataaattgaagaaaaaactagaaataatccctcttattttttagtatcttctattttcttctctcacaattattaattcaaatattatttttatttacagCTTTGGTGCTAATAAGGTCACTAATGAAGTCAATAAAATAATGGATGGTTGCATGAAAGGCGACACGGAGGGGTAATGTTTATAATTACCCAACTTGAAATGTTTTTTTCCAGCCCTTAATAATTTagtatacaaaatatatatagttttatctGCTTATATTTCCTTCTCAAATATGATTTTAGACTAAAATTTAAGTTTAATGTTAGTTagtaactaatatatatatatatatatacacacacacaactGTTATATAACTTAATTGATGACGTGGCACGAAAATCAATCATTAATCAacatttgtgaaaaaaaattgttaattttcattgtcacgGCATCCTAGTTGTATGATGGTAGTATAACAGTATATTAAATACCATTACTCAAAAGTTAATGATTATGTTCAATGCAAGGTTGAAATAACACCTCTCAAGCATAAGTCATACAGTTATAGGAGTGAGATTAACTcatagaaaattttggaaagagACAACTAATATTGCACATACTTTACATCGGTAAAGCATTATGAGAAATTATTGACTTGTTCATGAATATATAAACAGATGTAAGGCTGGATTTCCAAACTTAAAACAAGCGTTTCACACTCTGAAGAAAAATCTGGAACCCTATCTAGAGgtttctctctcgctctctgtCACACGCACATACAAACACAAAGAATTTTCTTACTTCATTTGGATTAAATAAGTTATatgttggtttgtttgttgttcattttgcaGTTGTTGCAACAGTACAAATCTAGCACGTCATCTACTGGCCCCAATGAAAATATGGTTGGCAAGAACAAGTAGTATTTGGTGGATTACATCTGTGGGCAGATTCATCATTTCCATAATTCTCGAATAATATTAGTGAATAAAAACTAGGCAATTTCCCTTGTGCTATGTGCCTATTGCTTAACTTTTCGTATAACATTTGGTTGAAAACTAGTTTCCCTGAACGTGGTTTGTGGGAACTAGTTTCCTTGCCAAGTTTGCTTGTAATAAAGGTTACTTCTATATAACCTAAAAAGATCCTTTTATGCTATTGTGTTGGGACTTATGTGGaatattctttctttccctACTCTACACTACAACATCAATTTTGGGACCAAAATTACTCCATGTGATCGGGAGGGCACTTGGACAGGTGCTTCTATAATTTGAGTAAATGGGGACACAATTGTATAGACATGTATCCAAATGGACATGTATCCAAATGGATGGACCCGaacaaaaaatcacataaacCGCCCTACAGAGTGCAGTAGAACAACCTTATTGCACAAGTTTAACTTTATTAAGCAGTACCATTTATTGGAAGCGTGTTAAAAAGAAGACTAATGATATTGTTGAAGTGCAATAATGTCGCTCTGCTAAAGTAGATGACTCTTAGAACATTTCTTGTGGGGTGTGATTTTGAATGCCATAAAAAGCTTTGGCTTCCCTCACTGGACACTGATTGGATTTAAGATGAGATAGTCCAAAGCGCGATCCAACAAATGGTGGTCAAGAGTTCGATTCGCGAGAGCGTCACGTTGAGAGAGGGATTGTTGAGATTAAGtagattattattttgccaAAGAATAAagatatttagtagactcacATACTATACTCCTATatatacaactatgatgatgtggcagTAAAAGTCAACCTTTGGATAAACGGGGGCATATAACATGAGAAAATTAATGGCTGATTTTTACGATCACATTACTATAGTTGTATGGCACATAATGACACTCGTATGAGAGTCTAACGAATAACATATCTCTCTTCTAAGTGAATACATTTATTGTTTATGTTAAGTCATATCATACACATTTTGGatagataaattatttttagtagACTTTCATATGACTGACATGcaactatgatgatgtgacAGAATATCaactattgatttttatttttacaagtcaTTGTTGATTGAAAGACTGATATTTACTGTCACATTATCATAGTTGTATGTCAGTCGTATGAGAATCTACTATATAGCATTACACTTTTAGATAACTGGCAAAACTTGTGAATTGTAcataaaatattacaaaaagcTCATAACCATaggaattagaaaaaaagaaaaaagaaaaaaagcccatcacaatttatattatttgtttttacttatatctttgtattttgtaattgaTTGTGCCTAATTTTGCAAGATCATAGAGCGGCTACCCGCAACAGTTCGATGAGAAAGTTGATTTCACCTTAGTGCTCTGAGAGTTAATGGCTTTGATTGTGCCTCGTCCTTATTGTTTAGAGATTGAAAGCCTACATTGAAGCATGGGCTAATTTTATGGACAAGTATTCAATTCCCTATTGATATgtccttattcttcttttttacaCATTTTCCAATTAACGGTGTTGGTTAATAAAGTTGAACTCGTACAATAAAATTGCTCTATTGCATTGCTTAGGGCATTTTATGTGAGCGTTTGTTTGGGCCCATCCGTTTGAGTACGTGCCCACACAATTATAACCCTGTTTACTCGAATTATCCAAGCACATGTCTGAGCGCCATCTCACATGGGATTGTCTTATTGCATGAAACTGTGGTCTCAAAATTGAAGTTGTAGTGCAAAGTAGGGAAATAAAGAGAATATTTCGTAtaaggctaaaaatatgaaaattaattaaattgtttatcTTAACGGGAAACAATGCCTATCTTAAGTTAATTTGAATGTTCCccatttttggtgtttttgtatGCTATGTTCACTATTAACCAGTTGATTTGTTTAGCCAACTGCACCATGCGCCCATTGGACTCGTTTGGCCACACAAATTAATTagcacttctttttctttttcttttttggtttttcttaccaaaaaaaaaaaacattaacaaataactaaaaacataaaatattgaaaactaAATTCTCTTTTATGTTAAGtcacaagaaaatagaaaacacgCTCTAAAAAGATTTACCAAACGAAaccaattattttcttttcatttgtttcGTGATCGATGAAGAAGATACAAAGATATTGTACAGTCTCTTAAGCATATTTATTAGTTAGATACTTAaaataagatatttttttttgttttttttttttgtttttgtttttactaatATGGAAATTGTCTATTTCACCAAATGTCATATTTCTTAGATGATTGCTTATCACATAATTGTTGtgttatatttttgaatgattgCTTATCACATAGTCGGTATGTCCCTAACTAGTCATACATTTTTACTGTTTACTCTGATTGATTGCTGCAgcacatatatatgttttccttTAACTATTTCATTTCCTTATATATTCTCCTCACTGGGGCCTCCCATTTTGGCATTCAAGCCTTTAAAGAAGTTCTATTATATTAATCTCTCTTTTGTTTGNNNNNNNNNNNNNNNNNNNNNNNNNNNNNNNNNNNNNNNNNNNNNNNNNNNNNNNNNNNNNNNNNNNNNNNNNNNNNNNNNNNNNNNNNNNNNNNNNNNNTTTTGCTCTATACTGGggcattataaaaaatatatgacatGAATTCAACATGCAGACCATAAAATGGACTTTCCTGACTATATAAATAATGTGTGTTCaaatttctgtttcttttttcttgctgAATCTGATGACATTATGAGGAACTCGATAATCTGCATGTTGGAAGTTCagaaattcaatcaattttttaacaatgtAGTCACTTTTCACTGTAGCATGTGATATGCATATTCTTTCTTGTAGTACTTATTGCTTGACGGGTATGTTTCAGGTGATCGATATTTGAGGCCATGGATAATTCCAGTGCCTGAGATTACTTTCATGACTAGGACAGATGAGGATGAGTGTTTGATTTTGGCAAGCGATGGGCTTTGGGATGTCATGACTAACGAAGAGGTTGGGGAGGCGGCTCGCCGCCTTCTAAGAAGGTGGCGTAGGTCGTTGATGACTGATGACATTTCTCCGGCACAAGCTGTTGCTGATAATCTCACTGAGATAGCATATGGAAGAAATAGTTCTGACAACATCTCCATCATTGTTGTTGACCTGAAATCAAAGAGAAGGCGCCAGCAAAGGCCATCAATAAGGGGAGTGGAGTAACTCTCTCCCTCCTTTCCCAGAAATCCAATTCACCCGCACCCTCTGAAGCTGTGTGATAAGAAAGGCAGGAGTGATGTAGTGGAATTGCAGAGAGGCCCCCCACATGACACAATTGGTAGCCCCTGTACAGTGCTGACTTGCAAACACACTGCTGCTCTGAAACCACCAGAATTGGTTTGTTACGGCAAAACCTAGATCAATCCTCCATTTTAGTTGGCTTGGTCAAggaaaaactaagaaaaaacaaattgttcaatatttttcacatgaagatgaagaaaagaaaagaaagaaaagaatatggcatggtatatctttcttttttaagttatttgcTCTATTTCTGCTACACATTTACCATCCTATCTCCCTTCCTTCTACCCAGTGAGAGAAGTAAAAATGGTGAGAAAATTGGTTGATTCCCTAGCGTTTTAAAGCATGAAAACCGAAAAACTTTAATTGCCAAGGTACGTAATGCTAATTAACTATCCAAATTCTCTGAAAGATCATTTTTAGGTGGCGGTGCGGTGGCATCTAAAATTTGTGAAGTGTTTGTAACCTTATTTAatttgctttgttttatttatttttattagtagtgTCACAAATTGTTATATACTAGATTTGtaatcttatttgtttttgaaaattctataaTGTAAAGGAAATGTAATGATTTGTGTGTAATTAGCCCACTGAGTGATAACTTTACTGAGGTGGTTACAATAGACTAATTTGGTTGTATGCTATCTTCTGTGTTTGTAATATTTGAGTTTAATTTATCAGCTTGTTGATGATGATCAGATGAGTTTGTTAGATGTGTTCCAATAAATCCTGATGTAGACTTTATTCTTTAATTATGTAGAATTGTGATCCCTAACATGCTCACATGAAATTAATGTTTAAGAAATCTAAAATCCCTAATTTTATTGATTAtagaaaatttcacaaaataacTTGTAATATAATCAAGAAATATTTTACACACAAaacacataataaataaataagaaaacttaTAATTTATCTTGGATCAAAATTTTCTAGATTTTATAAGATAATCTTGTgatgaaattcttaaaattataacaattatttttaattacatgATGTAGATTTTGCTACCTTatcatacattttattttactgACATATAATGAATGATTAAATGTTAAGAATCACATCTCCATCCACCATCCCACTCTTATTTTATTCGGCTAACAGTGCCCAtaagtctttttatttatttatttttagcaagGATGGATGAGTACTACCACATCAGTTCAATTGCTGGGGTAGTATAACGATATAGTTTACCATTACTTTGAATGAATTaaagaagagtaatgctataaactaggcctttttttttatcctacTTTTATCTCATTTTGCTAGTGTGGCAATGccaattaatcattaattttttttttttttttttttttttataaataggaGCTAATTTAAGGGTTCATTAGGAGATAAAAATGGTTGTTTTTAGCCTtacttgaattttttgaataaatttgaataaatcTATCTTGACTAATATAACAAAATTGTAACTTCCCAATCacatttaaaattcaaaaccaattcatttaacaaacaaaaatttcaaaaaccaatttttgtgctgatatatatatatattttctgttcGCCAGTCTGTTTAATTCCTTTTCGTCTAGCCGGCCACGAAGTATCTCAGAAATGGAGCTCAATTCCTTGCTGCAACAGATTGCGACTGTGAAGCAAACCCTCTTTGATGaggttttctttttggaaagaaatatttgtttctagttttcactttattttaaGTAATACATATTGTTACCGTTATGTTTTacacttttatttaaataaatatgatTGCTTCATCTGCCTATTTGAAGATCCTGTATATGGAAATCGTTACATCCAAACTCGTAAATGTGAATTGCACCTGCCTTTTGTTTTGCATGAAAGCGTACAACTaaaatcttattattattattattattgcaggGAATTCTCAACAGCCAGTTCCTTGGATTGGAGCAGTTGGACGATAATGACAACCCCAGCTTTCTTGAGCAAGTTTTCACAGTGTATTTCAGTGAATCACCGAAAGTGATAGCTACCATAGAAGAAGCATTGTAAGCAGTATATATAATGTGTTGTTTaaacttcatattttttgagcaaatattgctatttttaatcacaacaacaacaatccCTTTGAATTCAATGTTCAAATTTGCAATTGGAAATGGTTTTAAGCACTATGATACCAACAAAAATGTTTATCTACTATGTAGGGAGGAACAAGTATGTGATTTTGCTACAGTGAACACGTTCCTTCATGGAGTCAAAGGCAGCACTCtcaggtgattttttttttttttttttagatttgacttaggtgctgtaaaagaaaaagaaatacataatAAATTTCCTGTAATTTTCTATAATTTCAATTAGACCCATCAGCTTTCAAGACAATAAACTATTGAATCACTTAGACCCatcagtttatatatatatttttaattcgatttcactaaaaataaaatgtgcaAGCATCGGTATAGTAATAACGAAATGCATATCTTTTTCTCAAGTCAAAAGTGCTGGATCTTTTAACTTATTTTACTACTCTTTTAAGTAATTAACCAGTCAGAAAAGTGAACAATGGAgatttaagatatatatatatatatatatataggagataCATGGCATTACTCTTCCTTAATTTCTTGCAttttttgaagatcattaattaatattgttatttgCAGCATTGGGGCTACTAAGGCGACGATTCAAATCAATCAAGCAGTGGAATGCTTCTATAAAAGGGACATAAAAGGGTAATGTTTCTACTTCCCCTACTTTTATCAACTTCTCAGGATAAGTAATCATCTacttatctttctttttcacgtatctgattttttttttttttttaatggagttTAAGCATTTATGCCCAACCCGACACTTAAGTTACACATTGTAGGAGTGAGGAATTCGGATCCTCTCCGGTTCAAATGAACCAAAGAGGAGCCAGTTCCTTATATTTGAGGGacaaatatgtaaaaaaaaaaagaagtgaaatgaCAAAATATGCCCCTCAAATGTAAGGAACCTTCTCCTCTCTCGTTCATTTGAACCAGAGAGAATTCGGTTCTACTAGTGAGATATAGTAATGACTCTATTAATTagtggttattttttttttctttatgtaaaATATCTTAGAGAAAATGATGATTATGGAGATGCTACAGTAATTTCAAGCGGTTTATATGCTTTATGCTATATTAAAAGCATTGATTTTGAGGTTTAGTTGGGACTCATGCTAAAATATTATGTACAATTATTTATTGAGCCAGATGTAAGGCTGCAATCAGAAGAGTGAAGGAAGAGAATAACACTCTAACAAACAGGCTCCAAGTTTACTTGCAGGTGTGTTTCTCTTTTTATCTCTCTtatacaaataaagaaaagtactgctacaattacaattattttatagtttttaataTGTGTCAATATGTGATTAGAGCGATGtcggttattaaaaaaaatattttagatggCGGGTCAAGATCAGCTCATGAAAACCTTATATTATTTGAGAATGTTCTACCTTTGAATAGAACTTTAGCCTTCACGGATCATGACcaagaaatctttttttttttttttttttttaaatttcatttcttttctttatcacttatttatttatttttgctctgGCTCGGCTATCCCCCCTAGCCTAGCCTTGTCATTCCCTTCTATGACACTGAGccgaaccaaaaaaaaaaaaaaaaaacctatttgcCAAGCATCCGTTAGATAGAAACAAATTTGATCAATACCGATAACTCTTTTAACACCCTCCAATCATGTGCCATCAAATTGTAAAAGAATTGTAAATCTAGGATTTTTTCAACTAAGAAACAATTAAATTCTTGGTCAAGCTGGTTTAATAAGTTGACATGTTAATTTgcgtgtttttgttttggttctGTAGCTGTTGAGATCTGCCAAAACTGCTACTCGACCCGGAAATTAATTAGCTTCTCTGGAGTAGTTTACAATAATCTTGGTTCCCTCCATCTCCGGAAATTAATTAGCTTCTCTGGAGTAGTTTGCAATAATCTTGGTTCCCTCCATCTCTAGCATGTCTGTAATAAAGGTTTTTTAgctatttctttaaaaactcTCTTTTATGTGTGATCTGTTTGGAGTGCTTACAAGGTTTAATTTCCTTGTCGAACATTATTTTTAGCTTTTGGTATTTGGAAAATAATATCGTTCTCTATCTAATGTAGACCGCAACTGTTTTGTGTTGCTTTATTCTTTTGTACCAAGAGGTCTGgccttcgaaaaaaaaaaaaaaacacttaaaagagAGAATAGACATGAAAAAACATGTCAGAATGGGAATCATAATTTACAAAGCAAGAAGATTGGCGGAAGCCAATTTTTGCTAATACATCAGAGTAATGGTTAGATTTTTGGTTGAAATGATGAAGCTTGTGGTGAGCGAATTGATCCATGAACAAACTCCGATCACCAaccagtaatttttttttttttggcttgtatGATATATTTTCTGCATGACTAAGTTTTAAAGGAAATTAATATATGgtatacaaatataaaaatggATAATGTTTAGCATTATGCCAAAGGGGCAATGCTGAGTGATTTCGAACTCCTAATTCGTTCCGAATTGCAACCCGTGTCAAATAGGCCATAAAAGTTGGCTATTATATAtaggatgttagaatatatggaaaatatataatattttttgtatattccataattaggttgatatcaaatattctctatttatgagttgattgtaatcaaatattgggattgtaatcaaatcaaggggatttgattactatacttataTTAAGACATTACCCTTTTCGAGTGGTGGACGTATGTGTTTAACACCAAGTCACCCGTAAATTATTTGTGTTCATTCTCTCATGTAGTCATGTGCTTCCGCTCAATATTCTCACATCagcattatttcaacatggtatcagagccactttcttgtggccttcaaTGTCCTTGATGTTTCATCATGTTCCGTTTGACGATCTTGGTGATCAAGTCCTCCTCCACGCTCCACCCAAGCTCTTTGCCCGCTCAGCCACGTGTCGCTAAAGTTTCCTGATCACGAAGGTAGACACACCATTTGATACATCGGCCATTGAACGTCTTAGATTTGCCGAAAACGCCCTAAGAAAATGGTTCACGCGCCTCCTGAAATTTCTGCCACAAACACCACGTGCTCCATGCGCCGTTGCCGACATCCACGCGCCGCCGCCTTCTTCCGATCTACCAGGTTACCAGACCATTCCATAGATTAGTGGCCGGTCATCCCATATCCACCAAGAACGCTGCCATATCATCATTGACGCACCCTCATGCGCCGCCTAGACTTTTGGTTGTTCCGCCATTTCCACTCCGCCCTAGGCCATCATGGTGGTCCGTTCACTTCGATTAGGTTGCTGTTCGACACATCTCCTTCCCACGACTCTAGAACTGGCAAGAAAGCCTTCATCTAGCGCTGCACGCACCTCTCATAGATGTGCGCGTCAGATTCACGCTCTCAGGTGTTGCCAGCCCTTCCGCAAGTGCACCACATGCGCCAGGGTCTTCAGACTGCCATGTCAGCCCTAATGCCACATCAGCATAGTGACACGCATCCCAATGCCACATCATCATATCTACCATGTCAGCATATCTGCCACGTCAGTACCACTGCCATGCAGTCTTGTGTTGACTGTTAACTTCTGTCAGAGTTGACTGTTGACTTTTTAATTGACTTCTAGAGTTGACTATgtgtttcctactcaatttttcgtcatgatttcaaatttgtggtatgtttttgcttttggcatttCTATATGGCacaaaatgagattttttacaaaaaaaaaaaaaaaggtccgaATGACCACATCATGCGCGCCACGCGCCGGTTAGATTCGGTGCGCCAATATGATAAGcgcccaagtgggctcatttttctttttatttttggcccaagtcggcCCTGCCCATTGTCagccctttttatttatttattttttatttttggctcattgacAGCTTTGGCTCGTTGTTGGCCATTTGTTGGCCCTTTTTGGCCCGTCGTTggcctcttttatttttggctcattgtcagccctgacTCGTTCTCAACCCCTTTTGGATTTTGCCCCGTcgtcggccccttttgaagtttggctcattgtcagctttggtccgttgtcggccccttttgaaaTTTGGCTCGTTGTTAGCCCTAGCCCGGTTTCGGCCCCTTTTTTGGAGTTTGGCTCATTGTTGGCCCTTTTTTGAATTTGCATTCACCAGCCACTTGCCGCCGTCGCTAGCCACCCGCTAACCTCTATCTTCTCCGGTAGCCTCCATCATCTACGGCTCGTTCCTGGCCTCCGCCACTGCtgtcatcattgtttcggatttcaaactcaaggttccaaaatattccaccttgagtttgagggggaatgttagaatatatgaaaaatatataatattttctgtatattccataattaggttgatatcAAATATGTCAAGCTAGaatatgtcatattaaaatcatattgattattgtatgtgaatatgagtattattttctaaagactCCAAAATGatcatataaatttatttgcagatgatgtgaaagtcaaatacaatacttgatatcccaatttctgaaaattctCCTAAAAGACTTCGGGTAGTTGATGACAATGAATTTGAAATTAGTTCATTGGAGTTTGATCTTGGATTGCGTCATCacatatgagaatatgatgttaatcaacgaggtgcaaaataactcaacgcAGGTCGCAGCTTTTGAGTACGAGTGattagagaaagaagaaaaaaatagaaaaaagtaccAGTTCATTATACGatacaaccaaaaaataaaaaaataaaaaacctaatagccaaaaaaacaaaagaaaaattgcttTGGGCCCTTCCCTAAAACTTCTTGGATCTGTCCCTGACTGCTTTTGATCACATAATTGTTGTGCtatatttttgaatgattgTTTATCACATAGTCGATATGTCCTAGTTAGTCATACATTTTTAGTGTTTACTCCCATTGATCGCTGCAACACATATATTTTCCTGTAACTATTTCTTTTGCCTATATATTCTCTTCACTGCCTTCCCATTTTGGCATTCAAGCCTTTAATTAATTAGCCAGTTCTATTGAATCAATCGCTCTCTTCTTTGCGAGAATGGATAGCAACATTTTGAGACGACAGATTTCCATGATGAGGGAAACCCTCTTCACtgaggttttttattttattttttatttttttcaaaagaaacatTGATCATGGTACACTAGTTTCCTTTAATCTTCAAAAATATAGGATTTTTGTTCACTCCTATTATACCTTGTGACTAGCTATATATGTGATAAAgcttgtttttaatttaattttctggCTAAGTATTCGTATATTGTTTGGTCTCATAATTAGTACTCCTTAACTTATaagatatataaatttgaatctAAGTACAAAGTAATGGCTTGGATCAGTAGGATGAAGACATGTATATATGTTGCATTTATAATGATGGTCCATACTATAACTTTCATCAAAATTTATGGCAATTATCCTGATgtgaaaatcaaaatcaaaattagttaattaattaattgcaaaattttCCACTAATCAATcggaaatttcaaatttttatgctTCACTCAATCatcgcctatatatatatatatatacacaaaagcATCATTATGAAATTGAGATTGTGAATGTAGTTTCTTAACTATTATccaaattaaagataaaaagttgtcaaaatataatacataaaaaTGCCGGTTATTGCAGAGAGTCCTGGATAGCCAGTTCACTAGAATGGAGGAGGTGGATCCATACTTTGCTGGAGAAATGACCGATTTGTATTTCGGCGAAGTGCCAAGCTTTATGTGTGGCATAGAAAAAACATTGTGAGTGGCATATTATGAAATTCATTCTCGTGTATTTCCATTTCAGTGTTaaaccaaattaatttttttatgctcATCCAATTTTGCTATGTATtataaataagaataataattcaattCCAAAAGCTATAATAACATTGGGCTTTATTTGTTTCGTAGGGAGACAATCCCCCTCAATGTTGCTAACCTGCGTGAATATCTTGGTAAATTCAAAGGCAGCAGCGCCAggttaccctttttttttttggcgatTAGATTATTAATATTTCTCATCCAATAATCTTCAAAAATTAGTTATGGTGGGTAAATTAAGTAGAAGCTCGATCTACGTCCTGACCAATAACATGAATTGAGTTAATCGCTC
Protein-coding sequences here:
- the LOC132165201 gene encoding uncharacterized protein LOC132165201 encodes the protein MELNSLLQQIATVKQTLFDEGILNSQFLGLEQLDDNDNPSFLEQVFTVYFSESPKVIATIEEALEEQVCDFATVNTFLHGVKGSTLSIGATKATIQINQAVECFYKRDIKGCKAAIRRVKEENNTLTNRLQVYLQRVLDSQFTRMEEVDPYFAGEMTDLYFGEVPSFMCGIEKTLETIPLNVANLREYLGKFKGSSARIGASKVINVIDNMIDCCTMGNIEGIGANKATIQINQAVECCYKSDIEGCKAGFPNLKQAFHTLKKNLEPYLELLQQYKSSTSSTGPNENMVGKNK